One window from the genome of Cervus elaphus chromosome 8, mCerEla1.1, whole genome shotgun sequence encodes:
- the HMGCL gene encoding hydroxymethylglutaryl-CoA lyase, mitochondrial isoform X1 → MATVRKALPRRLVGLATLRAVSTSSVGTLPKRVKIVEVGPRDGLQNEKNIVPTPVKIKLIDMLSEAGLPVVEATSFVSPKWVPQMADHAEVLKGIQKFPGINYPVLTPNFKGFQAAVAAGAKEVAIFGAASELFTKKNINCSIDESLQRFDEILKAARAASISVRGYVSCVLGCPYEGKISPAKVAEVTKKLYSMGCYEISLGDTIGVGTPGAMKDMLSAVLHEVPVTALAVHCHDTYGQALANNLTALQMGVSVVDSSVAGLGGCPYAQGASGNLATEDLVYMLTGLGIQTGVNLQKLLEAGAFICQALNRRTNSKVAQATCKL, encoded by the exons ATGGCGACAGTGAGGAAGGCGCTCCCGCGGAGGCTGGTGGGCTTGGCGACCCTCCGGGCT GTCAGCACCTCATCTGTGGGTACTCTCCCAAAGCGAGTGAAAATTGTCGAAGTTGGTCCTCGAGACGGactacaaaatgaaaag AATATTGTACCTACTCCAGTGAAAATCAAGCTAATAGACATGCTTTCCGAAGCAGGACTCCCTGTCGTAGAAGCCACCAGCTTCGTATCTCCCAAATGGGTTCCCCAG ATGGCTGACCATGCTGAAGTCTTGAAAGGCATCCAGAAATTTCCTGGCATCAACTACCCAGTCCTGACCCCAAACTTCAAAGGCTTCCAGGCAGCG GTTGCTGCCGGAGCCAAGGAAGTGGCCATCTTTGGAGCCGCCTCTGAGCTCTTCACCAAGAAGAACATCAACTGCTCCATAGATGAGAGTTTGCAGCGGTTTGACGAAATCTTGAAGGCAGCTCGGGCAGCCAGTATCTCTGTGCGGGG GTACGTCTCCTGTGTGCTTGGATGTCCCTACGAAGGGAAGATCTCCCCGGCTAAAGTCGctgag GTCACCAAGAAGCTGTACTCCATGGGCTGCTACGAGATCTCCCTGGGGGACACCATCGGCGTGGGCACCCCTGGGGCCATGAAGGACATGCTGTCCGCTGTCCTGCATGAGGTGCCCGTGACAGCCCTGGCCGTCCACTGCCATGACACCTACGGCCAGGCCCTGGCCAACAACTTGACGGCCCTGCAG ATGGGAGTGAGTGTCGTGGACTCTTCCGTGGCGGGACTGGGAGGCTGTCCCTATGCACAGGGGGCGTCGGGAAACTTGGCCACCGAGGACCTGGTCTACATGCTGACCGGCCTGGGCATTCAGACG GGTGTGAACCTCCAGAAGCTCCTGGAAGCGGGGGCCTTCATCTGTCAAGCCCTGAACAGAAGAACCAACTCCAAAGTGGCTCAGGCTACCTGTAAACTGTGA
- the HMGCL gene encoding hydroxymethylglutaryl-CoA lyase, mitochondrial isoform X2: MATVRKALPRRLVGLATLRAVSTSSVGTLPKRVKIVEVGPRDGLQNEKMADHAEVLKGIQKFPGINYPVLTPNFKGFQAAVAAGAKEVAIFGAASELFTKKNINCSIDESLQRFDEILKAARAASISVRGYVSCVLGCPYEGKISPAKVAEVTKKLYSMGCYEISLGDTIGVGTPGAMKDMLSAVLHEVPVTALAVHCHDTYGQALANNLTALQMGVSVVDSSVAGLGGCPYAQGASGNLATEDLVYMLTGLGIQTGVNLQKLLEAGAFICQALNRRTNSKVAQATCKL; encoded by the exons ATGGCGACAGTGAGGAAGGCGCTCCCGCGGAGGCTGGTGGGCTTGGCGACCCTCCGGGCT GTCAGCACCTCATCTGTGGGTACTCTCCCAAAGCGAGTGAAAATTGTCGAAGTTGGTCCTCGAGACGGactacaaaatgaaaag ATGGCTGACCATGCTGAAGTCTTGAAAGGCATCCAGAAATTTCCTGGCATCAACTACCCAGTCCTGACCCCAAACTTCAAAGGCTTCCAGGCAGCG GTTGCTGCCGGAGCCAAGGAAGTGGCCATCTTTGGAGCCGCCTCTGAGCTCTTCACCAAGAAGAACATCAACTGCTCCATAGATGAGAGTTTGCAGCGGTTTGACGAAATCTTGAAGGCAGCTCGGGCAGCCAGTATCTCTGTGCGGGG GTACGTCTCCTGTGTGCTTGGATGTCCCTACGAAGGGAAGATCTCCCCGGCTAAAGTCGctgag GTCACCAAGAAGCTGTACTCCATGGGCTGCTACGAGATCTCCCTGGGGGACACCATCGGCGTGGGCACCCCTGGGGCCATGAAGGACATGCTGTCCGCTGTCCTGCATGAGGTGCCCGTGACAGCCCTGGCCGTCCACTGCCATGACACCTACGGCCAGGCCCTGGCCAACAACTTGACGGCCCTGCAG ATGGGAGTGAGTGTCGTGGACTCTTCCGTGGCGGGACTGGGAGGCTGTCCCTATGCACAGGGGGCGTCGGGAAACTTGGCCACCGAGGACCTGGTCTACATGCTGACCGGCCTGGGCATTCAGACG GGTGTGAACCTCCAGAAGCTCCTGGAAGCGGGGGCCTTCATCTGTCAAGCCCTGAACAGAAGAACCAACTCCAAAGTGGCTCAGGCTACCTGTAAACTGTGA
- the HMGCL gene encoding hydroxymethylglutaryl-CoA lyase, mitochondrial isoform X3 — protein sequence MATVRKALPRRLVGLATLRAVSTSSVGTLPKRVKIVEVGPRDGLQNEKNIVPTPVKIKLIDMLSEAGLPVVEATSFVSPKWVPQMADHAEVLKGIQKFPGINYPVLTPNFKGFQAAVTKKLYSMGCYEISLGDTIGVGTPGAMKDMLSAVLHEVPVTALAVHCHDTYGQALANNLTALQMGVSVVDSSVAGLGGCPYAQGASGNLATEDLVYMLTGLGIQTGVNLQKLLEAGAFICQALNRRTNSKVAQATCKL from the exons ATGGCGACAGTGAGGAAGGCGCTCCCGCGGAGGCTGGTGGGCTTGGCGACCCTCCGGGCT GTCAGCACCTCATCTGTGGGTACTCTCCCAAAGCGAGTGAAAATTGTCGAAGTTGGTCCTCGAGACGGactacaaaatgaaaag AATATTGTACCTACTCCAGTGAAAATCAAGCTAATAGACATGCTTTCCGAAGCAGGACTCCCTGTCGTAGAAGCCACCAGCTTCGTATCTCCCAAATGGGTTCCCCAG ATGGCTGACCATGCTGAAGTCTTGAAAGGCATCCAGAAATTTCCTGGCATCAACTACCCAGTCCTGACCCCAAACTTCAAAGGCTTCCAGGCAGCG GTCACCAAGAAGCTGTACTCCATGGGCTGCTACGAGATCTCCCTGGGGGACACCATCGGCGTGGGCACCCCTGGGGCCATGAAGGACATGCTGTCCGCTGTCCTGCATGAGGTGCCCGTGACAGCCCTGGCCGTCCACTGCCATGACACCTACGGCCAGGCCCTGGCCAACAACTTGACGGCCCTGCAG ATGGGAGTGAGTGTCGTGGACTCTTCCGTGGCGGGACTGGGAGGCTGTCCCTATGCACAGGGGGCGTCGGGAAACTTGGCCACCGAGGACCTGGTCTACATGCTGACCGGCCTGGGCATTCAGACG GGTGTGAACCTCCAGAAGCTCCTGGAAGCGGGGGCCTTCATCTGTCAAGCCCTGAACAGAAGAACCAACTCCAAAGTGGCTCAGGCTACCTGTAAACTGTGA